DNA sequence from the Odontesthes bonariensis isolate fOdoBon6 chromosome 18, fOdoBon6.hap1, whole genome shotgun sequence genome:
TATCTCCATCtctttattttcatattaaatgTTTATAACTGAAGTTTCACTAAACATAAGTGACTGGGAAATATTACTGATTGGTTACCAGAGCAGGACCAACATTTATTACAGCAGAAAAATGTTTGACATTGGTTTCTCTTCTTCAAATTCTCCTCACACGTTTGACAAATTGATGTTGTGCTTAACAGATAATCAATGCCTTTGATAACTTAGcaatttatctattttattttaaccacttgcttttagttttttacattttcgcAAATGCTAGTGTGCAAGTGTACATGCAAAATTAAGATTGAACATGGAAAGCATTATTGTTTTCACCATCAAAAAACGACAAACTGGTGAAGAAGTGTAAATTCCAGGTGATTCTTTGGCAGTGATGATTAATTGCAGAGCTAAAAATGTGACATGAATAATCCctcattttctgtctctctcaggTGCTCCCATTATCCAGCAAATTATTGGCTGTGACTGGGACGACGAGACAAATGAGGTGAATAGTTATGTACGCTATGGTAACAATGGAGAGGATTTCATCTCGTTTGACTTGGATACGAAGACTTGGATCACTTTAGATGCACAAGCTGCAGCCATTAAAAAAGAGTGGGATGGAGATGAAGCGCGTAATGTCGCCTTGAAGCTCGACATCACCACAACATGTCCTACGTGGTTAAAGACTTTTTTGACTTATGGGAAGAGCTATCTGACTAGAAAAGGTAAAGTAAAATGGTCTGATTTTCTTTTATATCTATTTCTCGATGTTATTCTTTCCTTTGTCAGAAATGACTGTGAACATGAATATTCTGTCAGGTATCAACTCAAGACATGTAACTTAGGTCAAGGTTGATGGCTTAGTGGTGCACGATTTATGTCTTAATATGAGCACATGACCAAACCAGCCACCAGGAAATATGTTGCTGTTGTACTTGTCTTGAAAGTATTCTATGTTCTGAATTTCAAAATGAGTTCTTCACTGTGCACGCTGCCTTTGGGGCCTTTGCCACCTTGTCCAGTGTGTTCTCCTCTACAAAACTACTCTTGTtctcttaaagctgccgtcggcaacttttttttaatcatattagcttgaactgtcatgggattctgaaaggagaatattaaataggctgtttaggaaaaatcccgaattctgtagctccctctgaagcctgtaatcatgcttgcaaaaatcgagcgctcccggctgtttttaaccaatcacgtcaggtttattatttatctattatctgagcagaacagtcaccaaccacgtcttccatgctgagcgtgagtctgcccccagcttgtgtccgcgcacactggtgtgaactcacgtgcacaacctcgtccacagagggggagggacctgaaagttgtatcagttcgaattttccaacTTTAGCTTTAATGGAGCTTCTTTAACTGTTTTAtctgtgttaaagggatagttcgcctcttttgacgtgaagctgtatgacattccatattagcaatatcatttatgaacattttcttaccccccgctgggtcctgtgagccgagttccagcctcgttttggagttgacgaaggtagtccggctagttggctgtggctaaaaaaataaagcgtctcgcttctcaaaacaatatgcgttcaaaagagtaatacatttgtatcacaaaatcgtcgatctagaaaaagtcagacttcacatcgcttggcgcaatttttgcctcccttcatatcaatgcgttcagccacctgccgatagccgcacctgttacggtgtttactgctcggaagcaggggactgctgggtctgctctttggtctgcacagtttacattggacgcattgatatgaagggaggcaaaaatagcaccaagcgattgtgaggtctgactttttcgagatcaacgattttgtgatgcaaatgtattactcttttgaacgcatattgttttgagaagcaagacgctttattttttaaaccccagccaactagccggactaccttcgttaacgccaaaactcagctggaactcggctcacaggacgcagcagggggtaagaaaatgttcagaaatgatgttgctgatatgggatgtcatacagcttcatgtcaaaagaggcgaactatccctttaagtccgctcacaggtgttttttctttggtttcACTTATAGTACACACAGAAGCAACTTGATTAAGAGCAGCAACATatctggttagggttaggaaataAAACAACTTTATTATGGTGTCAAATACAAGCCCAGCCACCAGGAAATAAGGCATGTAAACAATGTGCAATATAAACTGTAAACATATTTTCCTTCTGACTGGGCTGACTAAAGTTGATGCAAGGTTAATAAAGAAAGATTCACATACAAACCATCTCTCCAGATCTTCCTTCGGTGTCTCTCCTCCAGAGGACTCCCTCCTCTCCAGTCACCTGCCACGCTACAGGTTTCTACCCTGAGAGCGCCTTGATATTCTGGAGGAGAGATGGTGAGGAGATTCATGAAGGCGTGGACCTCGGAAACATTCTCCCCAACCATGACGGATCCTTCCAGATGAGTGTAGACTTGGAAGTTTCATCAATCTCACCTGAAGACTGGAGGAGGTACGACTGTGTGTTTCAGCTCTCTGGTGTTCAAAATGGCATCGTCACAGAGCTGAAGAAAGAAGCGATCAAAACTAACTTCAGAcagaaaggtaaaaaaaagacatttaatgTATGAGACACATACTATATAGATTGTATTATATTCTTATAACTAAGTGATAAGCTGTTTGTAAAAACAGCTAGATACATAGAAGCTAATCAGTAgatgtaaatattttctaacctGCTTTACCTACATGTTTGTTTCCTGAACAGACACACTCTCTGTGGTCAGCATTGCTGTCATTGCTACAATGGCCGTTGTTATTGTCATCATTACTGCTGCTTTAGGATCCATTGCTATCAAAAAGAAGAATGGTAAGAGAGTcaaatgccccttttccaccgccaagctagccctactctactcggttcgatatagcccaacactacactacacgacacggcaccagtaacattttcttttccacccaaactgtggcctggaagtgggcggagtcggcccgttcaccactaacgtgacgtcggtttcaggtgacaacaaagtgtcacgccgtggttagtcaaaagtaaatacaagatggagtgtaatgtgtaatggagttgacaatccatattgtttagttaaaccaagctctttattaaaaaagacagcacaaaagtaaacagcaggagttgtctcagatacaggcggtgacgccagtgttggtgccggtggaatgcagcagctgctgcctcagctgcagattcggttctgaagcctgcgggattggaggatcttcgctgacctcagcaaccgaacactcatcggttgaacaaaccgagtcttgactaaaaaaaaaaataaaacgtgtGAACATGtgaaacgcatacacgtaaccgcatagaGAGACACTGtactagccttccaaaacagcgttgtttgctagctcactcagaacaacttacatgagacacctgtgtaactttttacaaaagttaaagactgaacatgtatttgttacgatataaaacatgcatttgttaagatataagcgttgcaccaaggggataagaagaacacttaccattttccatcgcctccaacaaacaCATCGCCGAATCCACGCCGTTCGCCGggcggtgaccgtaaatgccgtccatttggtcgaaccacttccatgtctttcggtttgacccactccggctgttgtggtcctttacctgccggtaatagctcttcagcttgtctcggcactgctgagaattccggtgatagtTGGTCAGCTTCTCATTTTGTGTTGCTctgtccagttccttctgtatgcggtcctcggccaccccacacagaaaggtctgcgcCTCGCTCTTCGTCCATGGGTTgcctttccttctctggtcttccatcttcgcaattctgtttattctctgtttctctcgcagttgtgttttcatacatggcgggtgtttcatacataaagctccccgagcttcgttgcgtgtatgacgtaatttcacctgaccaatcagtggacagcactgatcacgtgaagTTTTAGCATCGACAAGTAcctactagacccacctctgaagcaggtacttgccggggctcaaaattgtaacgggtcccaccttcaacccgcggtggaaaagctgCCAACCAGGGTCGAGtgggaccgtgtagagctgtgttggtacaaaaatgttcggtggaaaaggggcaaaaGAGTTGATAATATTTACATGGAAATAGGAGTCAAGAGGGGAGGTACAAGACTCAGTTAAATTGTGTCTAAATCACAACATACTCAGTGAAGAAATAAGAAAACTAAAGAGAATgtgtttatttatcatttcttaTGCTGGGAGTAATATTCAGTGGTAATAACTGTAAactaaaaaaacatttgtccttCCATTTTCTAGACAGAGCCATTCCAGAGAGATCCTCTACACCACGTAAGCAGAACTTACACATATCCTACTATTTTCCTGACCTGGATATTGTCCTAACAATGTTTTGTGTAAAGTCAGTCCAGGATCAGAGGACTAACTGTGTGTTTTGGACCCCTACAGCTTCTGACACCATCTCTCTGAGAGACTCGCTGACCAGATCCAGATACGAGAATGATGAAGACAGCATCCTGCACTGATGTCACACATTTGGACATCCtcttaaaaaaactcaaaatacttttttctttttgctgattTTTCTTTAAAGCGCCAATAGGCTTCTTCAGGTTGAAATAACTCACGGAAGTAAGAAgagcaaaaactacttttttatatgtggatTGTTAGAGGGAAATTTGTTAGAGGGAAGCTAAATGTGTTAAATTGTGTCAGTTTTGGACGTTTTTTAAAACCGATAAAAGTTTGAATATAATTTTGCATGATCAAAGCTTTTTTCTCAATGTTATGTCATAATCAAATTAATTTCCAGAAATATACCAagtgaaatatatttttatattacaATGCattataaaatgtttaattaaattttattttatttacaaaatcAGAATCATGTATTTCACCAGGCTTCTTCAAATGGCGGCCCGCAGAACCGACTTCCATGTGGCTCAGCATATCGTTCTGacagaataaatgaataaatatataaaaatcagAAGCCTTCAGACATTTCTAGATTGATGGAATAAATTCCTACAGTAGTACGGACTTTGAATGCAACACGGGTTACCTAGCAACGTGAAACCCATAATGCACCAcgttgttgtgttttgaagaTGTTCGTGTAGAATTAGCGTTCTGCGAGCACATCTTTTTCAACCCCAAAGGGGAAAATTGACAACGAAAACCGTAGATTTAACTCCGCCTGgaaatacttttttatttcaccgTCACATTCAAATGCAAAACCGATGTGCTGGATATGTAATGAGTGTGTGGCGGTGTTATAAGATAACAATGTGCGGAGGCACCACAGCGAGAAGCACCAGACTTTCTGAGAGGGCTGCTAAAGTGGAGAGTTTGATTGCATGTTACAACAGGAGCTGTGCAACCACAGTGCGGCCATGCACAGCCCAAAGAAAGAGCTACAGCAGCATCCCTCAAAGCAGAAAAGGCCATTTACAGACGCAGAAACAGCACTGCATGCGAGCGGTCCTAGATGAGATGATAAATAATGACAAAATTGTGTGACAAAAAGTGGGACATCTGCCATAAAAAATGTTCCTCTGTCAGACACTTCAAACTTTCGCAGAATTGAAATTCTTGCAACAGATGTTTGAGATGCTGCTGGAGCACCTGAAGAAAGCGGATGTTATCTGTAGCAGCGGACCAGTCCACAGTCAAAACTGAGTTTTAACTGCAGCTTACTGGTCAAAGACAATTTCTGAGTAGATCATTTCTAATTCTTTTGTACTCTAAAACCTTTCCGTTTTGATTGATATGGTTCAGTTAAACTGTTTAATGTTTAACTTCGTCCATCAGCAGAGTGCAAAGAATAACAATACACTGTATGCTGTGGTATAACAGCACCATTTAAAGCGGAACTCCGcagcatttgaagcgtgtttccattgctagaggttgtcaaataatgcaagtatgacacagacaggtgcaaatctgcgctccctgtgtggagatcgctctgttcgcacaccctgtcatgcgaggctaatacgtggtggctaaggggcaagcgctaacccttccacgtaaaacaacaacttgcacactgcagaaacgtcacaccactttataaaccatccgacaataaagtcacaagccttaccatcaaaaccatatgcatggttctcacattactggcatggggacgttacaaaacaactttataaacagcatgtcactcaccggctggttgtaggctcgcgcatgtgaaagcccaaaagagtcgatggagaataatcccatatacaaaacaattatattctctagaaaaactgcgttcaagtatttaaaacattacaacaatacattcCCAGTAATattaacgtccccatgccagtaatgtgagaaccatgcatatggttttgatggtaaggcttgtgactttattgtcggatgggttataaagtggtgtgacgtttctgcagtgtgcaagttgttgttttacgtggaagggttagctcttgccccttagccaccatgtattagcctcgcatgacatgctgtgcggacagagcgatctccacacagggagcacagatctggacctctctgtgtcctactagcagtatttgacaacctctagcaatggaaacacgcttcaaatgccccggagttcccctttaagctgcATTAATGACGGCTAATGTCGAAAAAGGTCTGAAATAATGGAAACGGAGCATTTATGGAAGCTTAGAAAGAAGCCAGAAATATTCAACACAATCTTTAAGATTGACAACAAGTGAAACTGTTCATGGTTTCAGGTGAGTCAATCAAAGTATTTGACTGCAACTAACAAATACTGATGAATAGAATCAAATGTGATATAATAAACCCCAAAAATAAAGTACTTGTACTGCAGTTTCAATGTCTAAtccaggggtccccaaccaccgggtcGCGGGACATTTCAAACCGGGCCGtgagattgggggggggggttataattattattattattattattattttttattttaaaaaaaagacatggaaattGGGAATTCTTTCATGTCACTCGCTAGATcctatacttggaaactgcatagattgcattataggaggccgattgtgcacgtttatttttttcaatgaagactgtctgtctgtcatcatgtcctaattatcctaatttgtaaaagcgtctgctaaatgtaatgtctgttgaacgtaaagtacgaaaaagaaaaaataaataaaaaaaagaaaaaaaatgaacccccccccccgaccggGCCGCAGGAAGAAAttgcagaaccaaaccggtccttggtgctgaaaaggttggggacccctggtcTAATCTACTAaacgaagaagagaaaatagTTCATTTAAACTAGAAGCAGATTCCAGTTCaaccagtttttgtttttacaaggAAAGCTGAAACAAACTGAGACTGAGCCAAGAGGAAGGGACGCAGGCTGCAAATTTTTAatgggtgaaaaaaaacaacaacaacatgaatAGATGTTTCCTCCTCACAGGTATCAAACTTACATGACAAAAGACAGTCTCAGTGCAAAGCTCCAGGAACAAGACAGCCTTAAATCAAATCTCCATGACGACAGAAGTCCTGAAATATCCAGTTATCAAACAAACGATCTGCTTCAGTTTCTCCAATATTCTTTCTCAAGcttgtttaaaatatttttactGCTGCCAAGTCCGacttttaaaaagtcagatttttTATGCAAAATTCCATCCTGGATTTATGGATCATTCGTGTCTCACAGATCCTGAAAGCATCCTGAACTGTctgagagactgaaaccagagtcCAGATCACTCAACCTCATATTCATATAGGTTATTGTTTGATGACAGCAGCTTTTTAATaatttatgtttgtatgttCAGGTCAAATCTTATGAAGTTTTCATTATTGCAGCCAAATTGATTAAAACCTTTGAAAGCTCCAGTTTCATCATCCCAATGACATCATTCATCCTCTGAAAAATaaacacctgaagaagagaAACTGCAGTAAACAGTGAGGTATGTCGGGTCTAAAGCCAAagctttcagtgttttgttaACACGATGGATCAATGTTACCCTAAGAAGGTCACCACCGAAACTGACATTAAAATGTTAGATCTACGAATATAAGTTGAAATAAACTGACGACAGTTAATTAATGCCACAAGCTGGAATTAACTGAGCAGAAACTACAAGAATCTGACAAAGAATGAgcaaaaccatccatccatcaattttctatTTCCTACTCATGGTTGCGGGGTGGCTGTAGCCTATTCCAGTTGTCattaggtgagaggcagggtacaacctggacaggtcaccagtccagtTTAGATTTCTGATAAAACATtaaattatgtttttatgtttgctcTGGCTCTGTCTGAGCTGATTGCACTCTTGCCAGATGAGCTAACTTCTGCACTTTATTATTTTAGTAAAAGTTGTCATAATTTCCCTCATTCTGGTAGAATTGAGCTGTACCATGTCCTTTACTAGACTGTTAGAATATGTGTTTGAGCAAACCTTGATACTTTGGAAATATCTGTTTTTCAGTGGATGAACAGAACAGAGACAATTTTAATGCCAAGGCAGCTTCTGTTTCACCCACTTCATTGCAGGAGATAAGTCTGATTTCAAATATCTAAGCTGTGCATCTACCTAATGTTTTCAAATGTTTAGtttaatttagtttagtttagtttagtttagtttattccaagcaaaaataatatacagAACAAGCGGCTAAGTACATTACAATTTTTGTACAATACATAAACTTATTCGTAATATTTTAAAAGTACATTTATACAACTTAAATTCAAATGTTAGTAATATATACCCTTACCAGTGTATTTCATTTTTATAGCAAGGCCTTTATGCTAGAAAGAAGTGATTGGGTAATGGGGAGCCAGTGCTCCAGTTGAGATTTATGTTGAGCAATGATCCTGTACTAATTGGGAATAAttggacaaattaaaaaaaagaagactcaGAAAAGAGAGTGGGACAAAAGCCTGAAGTGTTGTAGTCTGTATCCCAATTGATAAGAAATTAAAAGGCTTTGGCGTCCCCTGGTGGTTCTTGGTTTACCTCTGATACTCTTCAAAGAGTAACGCACAGTTTATTGGGTAAGACATATTAAAGGTTACTTAGAATGCATATCAATGCagcatgacaaaaataaatatattcagTGTGTCTTCCATGTAAGATGACACAATACATGTTTCTTCCTTGACTGTGATGTTCTGTTGAAAACTCTCCCCAACCACTACACAACCTTAAGGACGCATGTTGGCCTcggtatttatttagtcatgaGAGGAGGTTCAACACTGTGTTTCAGCTCTCTGGAGTCAAAAAGACTTAATCACCACACAGAATAAAACAATGATCAGAGCCAACatagaaaaaaagtcaaaatcaCAGATAACAAGTGTAAAACACAGATATTCAAGATGACTTTTTGATTCACTTTCTAAATGTATGATCTCCTCTGATTAAAGCATTAAGATTGAACGAATTTACCTTAAAATGGGTCACTGTTCTGACAACAACAGTGATGTCAGAAGATTTTTTTCCATATAAAAAACTGTAAAGTCACAGAAAACTTCCTCTCATCTTGAAAGTATTTGATTTGGTCCTTCTTTTCCCACAATGTAACTCGGTTGTATTCTTCACTATGGCGTCTGTGGTAAATACCCATCTGTCAAAATCTGCACCTACAGTTTGGAAACTCAAATAAAAAGCATATGTTTTTTCTATCAGAGGAGATGTGGAAAGCCCAGTTTTTTTGATCAAATATGAAATTATGAATAAGCATaacctttgttttttctttttgtcacatAGAAATGGATCTCTTGGTCATATTGTTGTCGGCATTCAGATATGAAGCATTGTTGTCTCTGCTTTTCTTATGAAATAACTAAATCATGTAACTTTTATTCATAAATTACAAATATGTTCAGACAAAGCACGATTATAGTTCACTTTGTGAAGCTTTAACTAAAAACTATTCAAATGTGTTTAACATGTCAAAAGTTGAGGAGTATTTCCATTAGATTTCTCATCCTTTTGGAATTTTTCATATTTAGCATGAGAATCATAAGCACAAAGTTAATCTACGGACAATTTAAATGAAATTGTTCAAGAAAGTCTTCggataatttttttctttcttttttgtttttgtttgttttattaccTTGAGGACAGTAGGAAAACAATGTGGTGAAACCAGGAGAAAGAGCAACAGTCTCATGGTAAAAATGTGATATGATCATTGTAAATTCATTGATCCGCATCCACAGACACGGTTTACGCTGACTGGAAAGGGCAACAAGAAACAGAGCTTGAGCCCAtagaaccacagcccaaagacCCACAGTTTCGatcccctccctcccacccactttttgggatgtctgggatccatcccttgaagggatttatgtttttattttataggaAGCAGCACTGAGAGCTTTCTGCATCCACATGATAAAACCTGCTAAATTCATTTGTAAATTCCCATTGATGCCTCATCAGATATGATGCGTAAAATCTTGTGTTAGAGTCTGAAGCAATTAATATCTAAGATtttgctttaaataatcacAAATTATGTTTTCTGACAGTTCAAAGCTCTGTTTTTCATCCATATGAAACACTTTTGCTAAATGTTTCATTCAAAAGCAAATACAGGAAATTATTGTTTtcacatataaatataaaaagataaaaacaaacctAACCTACATAAGAATGTAAGCCACATTTCACCCTCAAGGAAATGCTCCAGACTACCTGGAGCCTCTGGATGTTTAACCAAAGAGAGATGACAGGTGGATGGCATGTGGATAGTTTGATTGGGTTCTTTATACTTCAATGAAATTCAGCTTGTAGTTTAATTGTGTCCAGTTGTGCAATAATATGAGTGTCTTCAGTCACAAGAAGTCAGTGCTAAAATCATTTCTGCATGGAATGTGAATGGAATCTTTTTGCTCTGCAGGCCTCCATTAAA
Encoded proteins:
- the LOC142367598 gene encoding major histocompatibility complex class I-related protein 1-like, whose amino-acid sequence is MMKGIITLILLCHAATAMKYRAESGYLLCSGSPNVPEYAVMGTLEGVLLFYIDINATKAKVTHDWLRELILKNTEQWEGVVKVFLDYRHILKHDTYSFNQQSGKTEGAPIIQQIIGCDWDDETNEVNSYVRYGNNGEDFISFDLDTKTWITLDAQAAAIKKEWDGDEARNVALKLDITTTCPTWLKTFLTYGKSYLTRKDLPSVSLLQRTPSSPVTCHATGFYPESALIFWRRDGEEIHEGVDLGNILPNHDGSFQMSVDLEVSSISPEDWRRYDCVFQLSGVQNGIVTELKKEAIKTNFRQKDTLSVVSIAVIATMAVVIVIITAALGSIAIKKKNDRAIPERSSTPPSDTISLRDSLTRSRYENDEDSILH